A stretch of DNA from Nomascus leucogenys isolate Asia unplaced genomic scaffold, Asia_NLE_v1 000656F_137354_qpd_obj, whole genome shotgun sequence:
accaaaaacatgaaatacttaggtacaatctaacaaaatatgtataagatgtACATAAAGGGAAACTAAAAAGTTAATGAATAATTAAAGATGTCAACTTCTTCAAAATTGTCCATAGATTCAATGCATTTccaatcaaaattcaaaattgttttgtagatttcagcaaactgattctaaagtttatgtggaAAGGCAagagacccaaaatagccaacaCAACGTTGAAGGAGAGCAAAATCAGAGCATtaatactacctgacttcaataCTATATTGTTACAGTAATCAACATATTGTCGTATtggtaaagaaacagaaaaacagatcgatggaacagaatagaatgtcCAAAAATAGACCTACATTATTATAACCAATTTATATTTGACAAATGAGCAAGAAAATGTAGTGGAGAAAGAATGCTGTTTTCAACAAAATGTGCTAGAATAATTGGACATTCATAGGCAAAAAAATGAATGTAGACACAGACCTTGCACGTTTTACAAACAATAGCATCAGATGCATTGTAGACCTACATGTAAATGCTAAACTATTAAAGTCCCAGATGACAACCTAAGAGAAAATATAGGTGGCCTTCGGTTTGACCAAGACTATTTAGATACAGCACCATTAGCATAATCTATGGAAAAAAGTAGATACATTGGAATTCCTTAAAATTATAACGtttttctgtgaaacatcctgTTCAGAGAATGAAAATCAAGTCATACAGtgagacaaaatattttcaaaacatacatAAAGAACTTGTATTCacaatacataaagaattctAGAAACTCAAccataagaaaacaaacatctcaatattaaaaacagataaaatatctAAACAGACACCTCATGAAAGAAGatctgcaaatggaaaataagcaaatgaaaacatgctcaacagtATATGTAATTAGGGAATTGTAAACTAAAACAACATTATGATGGTTCGTAGTATGTGTCAACttcattggattgaaggatgcctagatgGCTGCTGAAGCGTTTCTGGGTGCGTGCAAAGGGGTGTTTTCAGAGATTGACATGTGAGTCAGAGTACTGGGAAAGGAAACCCCACCTCAACGTGGATAAGCACTATCCAATTGGCTGCCAACAGAGATAGAACAAAGGGAGCAGAAGAAGGGGGGTATTCAGCTTGCTGAGGTCTCTTGCTCTGACCGTCCCTCCCCTTGCCAGAAGTTAGCTTTCTGTCTTCATGCCCTTGGTAatcggactccaggttctttggcctcTGAACTCCGGGACTTGCACCAACAGGCTCCTGGGTTCTCTTGGGCCTTTGGTCTCAGACTGAGGGCAGCACTGTCAGCTTCACTATCAGCTTTTCTCAGTCCCCAGCTGGCAGAAGTCCCACCGTGGGAATTCACCTTTGtaatcatgtaagccaattctccctaataaatcccttttacatatacatatatcctattggcTCTGTCACTCTCAAGAACCTTGATTGATACAAACAATAAGAAACAACTATGGAGAaacaattaaaatggaaaattccaaaacACTGATAGCACCCAATGCTGGCAAGGAAGTTGAGGAAGAAGAACTCTCATTCTttgctggtgaaaatgcaaaatggtacatacaccactttggaaaacagcttgaaactttcttacaaaactaatgtttatagcagctttactcataatttcCACAACTTGGAAGTGACCATGACATCCTTgaataggtgaatggatgaacaatGTATGGCACATCCATTCAGtgggatattattcagtgataaaaacagaaagacataGATGAACTAATCTCACTAGGTGGAAAAAGGCAATCTGAAAAGGCTGtgtactgtgtgattccaactatTTGACGTTCTGTAAAAGGCTgaactatggagacagtgaaaagcTCAGTAACTTTCAAAGATTTAAGGGTTCTAAGGGAGGGAGGAGTAGACAGAGCACAAGGAATTACTAGGGCAGTGAAATTATTTCTCTGTTGATATTAACATGtcagtattaaaatatatacacgtactgtgtacccacaaaaatcaggaatacaaaatttaaaacaaacaaaaatgtgtatttattttcatgtttggttttcagaaattttaatatgATGTGTTTAGGTgtggttttccttttatttatcatTCTTGTGGTTTGTAGCATTTCCTGAATCTGTCACTGGTATTTTCCAGCTTCAAGAGTTTCTTAGCCATTAGTTTTTCAAATACTGTTGTTGTGCCATCTTTCTCTTCTAGTCTTCTGTAACTGCagttatacatttttatacttttcaccACGTCCCAGATGTCTCCTACACTTATTTCTCTGTTAtctattctgtttttctctcaatAGCTGGATATGGATATTTTCTTCTGGTTTGTCTTCTAGGCCATTGATTTTCTCTTTAGCTGTCTGACGTACTATTAAATCTATTTACTGAGTTCTTAAAATTGCTTATTGTATACTTAGTCCTAAagtgtccatttttaattttttcagttctCTGCTAAAATTGTCTAACTTGCCATTCCGTTTTTTGAAATATCACTCCAGGCAATTTTAGTTTTTGCCTGATATCTCAAATACCTGACTATATTGTGGGTCAATTGCAACGGTCATGTTTACAATTAATGTTTACTTAAGTTCTGTCTTTTCCTATGTCTGGTTATTTTTTATTCAGGATAGTATGTGCGGAAAATGTACAGATACTTAAAACTCCATCTGATGTTAACTTCTTCCTGAGAAATTTCGTTTTGTTTCCCTCAACCAGATGTGCTAATGGAAGATCTCCTTAATCATGTGGTAATGAGTTTATTATTAGCAGCTGGGCTTCAGTCCTTGTTGAGATTGAGCTATTTCTAGTTCTCTCTTCCTCTTAGAGAATAAGCCTTAGAGATACCAACAGAAAGTTTAGGtagttaaaaatccaaaaatggaATCCAACgtgtctaacatgtaagtctttaacccatcttgaattaacttatTAGGTGGTTTTCAATTTACTACTCAGTTGGGTATTTCTTGCTCTCATTTTAATGATCAATCATAATTTATGGTGACTGGCCCCGTGGATGTACAACTTCGGCAACATCTCTTAACTCAATACCTAATGTTTATCAATATTTCTTAATGACCTGCTTTGGCTtcatcatttcatatattttctcaatTATGTGATTAATATTCACATATACTTTTTCACACTGTTGAAGCATTGTGAATATTACATCATCATGTCAATTATTTGTAAAAGTACATAAAACCAGAAATTATTATGATTagaattattctttaaaagagaaacaggctCGGGCATATTTGCTGATGCCTGTAACCCTCcccgctttgggaggcctaggtaggtggattgcttgagcccaggagttgaagaccagcctgggaaacatggtgaaacctggtctctataaaaaatcCATAAATGTTGAAGCATTGTGGATtccatttttggattttttatagagaccaggtttcaccatgtttcccaggcttggtcttgaactcctgggctcaaacaatccacctacctgggcctcccaaagcggggaggatgacaggcatgagcaaaTGTGCCCGAGCCTGTTTctctttaaaagaataattctAATCATAATAATTtctggttttatgtatttttacaaataattgaCATGATGATGTAATATTCACAATGCTTCAACAGTGTGAAAAAGTATATGTGAATATTAATCACATAattgagaaaatatatgaaatgatgaAGCCAAAGCAGGTCATCAAGAAATATTGATGAACATTAGGTATTGAATTTACAGATGTTGCCGAAGTTGTACATCCACGGGGCCAGTCACCATAAATTATGATTGATCATTAAAATGAGAGCAAGAAATACCCAATCGAGTAGTCAATTGAAAAGTGCCTAATCTGGTGACTTTGTGATGTCTTCATAATTGTAAAGTTTCATTGCTCTTTCAATAGGGGTCTTAACAGAGTCATAAGTCCATCCCTTCCTCGCAAACAGCCTTTCGATGATTCCAGGCATTTCATAGCCCTTTTTTAGAATGAAATCTTTGAAGGCGATTGGTGCATAAAGATCGTCCATGATGTCAGCTTCGTCGGACTTTTTAACAGCGAGCTGGGGGTCAGTCAAAGGTTCATCACTTCTTCGCTTCTTCCACAATTTAGGATTGAGGTACCATGCTCCATACGTCATCTTCACAGGCTGAGTGATATAAACATTCGAGGGCCTGTGGAATTTCCTGCCCCGGTGTTTATCTTGGGATAAGAATTTGTCCTTGTCTTTTTCACCCAGCTGCATGGTGTACTTCAGCTCTGAGGAACACTCCTTTATGTTCTTCAACTTTTGGTCGTCATGGGTTGCTCTGTACATGGTGGGAAATAGACACAGATTCCAAATGGTTTCTTCATCAACTCCGAAGTCTGCAGCCCATTTGAAAAACTCACGCAGTTTTTCGGATTTGTATCTAGGTTGAAGATAGTCAGAAATGCACCCATTTGTGCTTGGTGTATCCTCCCCAAGCAGTTCTTTCTTGGGAGGCTTGGAGAACTGATGGGACTCTGGAGCTTTGGGAGGCTCCGGGCGGAGACTGGACCCTGGAGGAGTCTTGGGATGCTCCGGACCATGACTGGACACcagacgagtcttgggaggctcggGGCGCAGATGGGTCACTCCAGTCTCGGAAGGCTCCAGGCGCAGATGGGTCACTCCAGTCTCAGAAGGCTCTGAGTAGAGACTGGATGCCCGACGAGCCTTGGGAGGCTGCGGGTGAAGACTGGACACCGGAGTGTTGGGAGGCGCTGGGCGGAGACTGAACCctggacgagtcttgggaggctccgggcGCAGATGGGTCACTCCAGTCTCGGAAGGTTCCGGGCGGAGACTGGACACctgacgagtcttgggaggctctgGGCTGAGATGGGACACGCCAGTCTCAGACGGCTCCGGGCGGAGACTTGACCccggacgagtcttgggaggctccgggcTGACATGGGACACGCCAGTCTCAGATGGCTCCGGGCAGAGACTGGACCccggacgagtcttgggaggctgcggctgaAGACTGGACACCAGAGTATTGGGAAGTGCTGGGCGGAGACTGAACCCCGGACAAGTCTTGGGAGCCTTCGGGCTGAGATGGGACACGCCAGACTCAGACGGCTCCGAGTAGAGACTGGATGcccgacgagtcttgggaggctccgggcTGACATGGGACACGCCAGTCTCAGACGGCTCCGAGTAGAGAATGGATGcccgacgagtcttgggaggctccgggcTGACATGGGACACACCAGTCTCAGACGGCTCCGAGTAGACACTGGATGcccgacgagtcttgggaggctccgggcTGACATGGGACACGCCAGCCTCAGATGGCTCCGGGCGGAGACTGGACCccggacgagtcttgggaggctccgggTGGAGACTTGACCCCGGACGAGTCTTGGGAGCCTCCGGGCGGACACGTGACCCCGGACGAGTCTTGGGAGCCTCCGGGCAGACACGTGACCCCGGACGAGTCTTGGGTGGCTGCGGCTGAAGACTGGACACCAGAGTATTGGGAAGCGCTGGGCGGAGACTGAACCCcagacgagtcttgggaggcttcGGGCTGAGATGGGACACGCCAGTCTCAGACGGCTCCGAGTAGAGACTGGATGcccgacgagtcttgggaggctccgggcTGACATGGGACACGCCAGTCTCAGACGGCTCTGAGTAGAGACTGGATGCCCGATGAGTCTTGGGAGCCTCCGGGCGGAGACTTGACCacggacgagtcttgggaggctccgggcAGAGACTTGACCCTGGACGAGTCTTGAGAGGCTCCGGGCGGAGACTGGACACTGGACGTGTCTCGGGAGGCTCCGGGCGGAGACTGGACACTGGACGAGTCTTGAGAGGCTCCGCGTGGAGACTGGACACTGGACGAGTCTTGAGAGGCTCCGGGCGGAGACTGGACCccggacgagtcttgggaggctccgggcGGAGACTTGACCCTGGCCGAGTCCTGAGAGGCTCCAGGCGGAGACTGGACACTGGACGAGTCTTGAGAGGCTCCAGGCGGAGACTGGACCctggacgagtcttgggaggctccgggcGGAGACTTGACCCTGGACGAGCTCTGAGAGGCTCTGGGCGGAGACTGGACActggacgagtcttgggaggctccggTCGGAGACTTGACCCCAGACGAAtcttgggaggctgcgggtgGAGACTGGACACCAGAGTTGTAGGAAGCTCCGGGCTCAGATGGGACCCTCCAGTCTCGGGAGGCTGCCGGCAGAATTCCCCACAGGGATATTGACCAGGCTCAGTGGGTACCTCCGTTGTCTTCTCCCGGGCCTCGCAACGAGCCCAAGCGTCCTCCAGCTTCCTCTCCGGATCCAGCTGTTCGAGCACCTGCAGTAGGAGATCTGGAGGCAGATCTTTTCCCAGATTGGGGTACATGGCCAAGGGATGCTTGGCCATGATCTCGGCTTCCACTTGCTCTACGAATGCCTTCCGTGCTAGCTGCGCTGGAGAGAGCTTGGAAAATAGGGCTGCTTTCTTGAGGagctttttctgcctgcttttgggGTCAGCTTTGGACCCTCTGAGACGTTTTTTTGGCATTAAAAACTCGTCACGGCGACAAACGAGAGTGTCTTCGGGAGACGGACAGCCGTAGCGGAAGTCGTCCAGGCCCTCCTTCACAAATACCCAGTTCTGGGTGTCCATGGATGGGAACTTCAGGCGCCCGTGCTTGCGCATCTGAAAGTCTTTGGAAGACGGTTGGTTACAGTACCGGGACTTGGAGTCCATGCCCGGGGACCTCAGCCGGTCCTGCGGCCTCTGGTCCCCCATGGTGGCTCTCGCTGGGGTGCCAAGTCTCCAGCTTCTGCGGTTCCTGAACCCTGCCGCTCTAGTCGCTAGCAGACTGCCAGCCAGGCACAGCCCAGGTTCCTTCCTGGAGGCGGAGCAGCGCTGACATCACAAGCGCAGCCCAGGTTCTAACAGGTGCCtagtggaatctcattgtgggtttCATGTGCATTTCCTAATGACTACTGCTATTGAACATCTGTATATTTGCTGATTTGCCATCCTTATCTCCCCTTGATTGAAGTTTCTGTggatctttttcccatttttaaattgtgttgctGGATATCATATTTAGTGATGAGAATCTTTGCTGTGTTGTAGATGTAAATaacttatcagatatatgatttgcaaatttttCACTTGGCTTTTCCCTTTCATTGTCTTAACAGTGTCAAAGAGaagttttttaatttgatgaagtccaattgatcaatttgttcttttatggattgtgcttctCTTGATGTATCTATGAAAACTTGGCCTATCCAAAGGTcaaggttttaatttttgtaaacagCACAAGATATAGatcaaagttttatttaaaaatgtacctaTTGCTTACATATATCTGATAATTTTAGACCTATTCTTGTAAAGACTAACTTTTCTCCACTGAATGACATTTGGAAATTGGCCGACTATCAGTTGTGTATACTTTTTGAAGGTCAATTTCTGGAcactcttttctcttccattgatttttctctcacACAAATTTCACCCTCTGTTGGTTACTTTAGCTTGATAGTAAATCTGGAAATTAGGCTGTATTAGTCCCTTAACAATGTTCTTTTACAAAGTTAGTTCTTCCTAGGTCCTTTGAAtttccatagaaattttaaagTCAGTGTGTCAATGTCAAAAAAAAGTCCTGTTGGGAATTTGATTAGGATtctgttgaatctatagatcaatttgaggaTAATTGGCATGTTAACAATAGGAAATCTGACCACTGAGAAATGTAcagctttctatttctgtgatttttcattttctcaggaatattgtgtgttttttagtgtatgtgcctttcacatctttttctctccagatttttcctaaatattgtttttcatactattatatgtagaatttttttagTTGCAAttcccaattttttgtttttatgttcagaagcatttttgtgtatttcattgaattttctatatacatgatagtgtcatctgtgaataaagacagtttcccttcttcctttccaatctgaataTTGTTATACCCCCACCAGTCCAGTCGCcatccttcattttccttttaaataatatcagttaaatttttatctctcttatggtgcttaaaacaacactatgaaaagcatttttataaaaaattttaattatagacAAATTCAGCCTGCATTATTCCTTAAGCATATCATTTTCTCAtcacataataattttttctgtacattcttactcattttttaaaagaagttttctcACTTCCCTTGTTAGGTGCAGCTGAACAATGTTTTCTGCCATTACAAGCAGGTATACCCTAGTTCCTCCTTGTAAATGAGGTATGATCAATGCCTCTCTTGCTTTTGGctcctcctctataaaatagaCACAGTGTATATTCCTCTTAGGTGTCTCATTAAATCAAAGAACTAGATTATGTGTAAATCAAGATAATCTATATAACATGACTTTGTATAGTGTCTGGAACAGAATAAGCATCCCgtaaaatattgttaatttataTAGTATTACtacagtttgaaaataaaaatattctacatttgATGTGTATATAAAGGAAAAGCAACATCATACATTTAcatatcacaaatattttcatttattgattatAAGAATCTATGTTAAAGTCTCAAGATACTTAGATTTCATAATGTGAGGTTGGTAAGACCAAATTtgatatggatttatttttgactttttttttctttttttatttttattatactttaagttctagggtacatgtgcacaatgtgcaggtttcttatatatgtatccatgtgccatgttggtgtgctgcacccattaactcgtcatttacattaggtatatctcctaatgctatccctccccctccccccactccacgacaggcccctgtgtgtgatgttccccctcctgtgtccaagtgttcacattgttcagctcccacctatgagtgagaacatgtgatgtttggttttctgtccttgtgatagtttgctgagaatgatggtttccagcttcatccatgtccctacaaaggacgtgaactcatccttttttatgcctgcatagtattccatggtgtatatgtgccacattttcttgatccagtctatcactgatggacatttgggttggttccaagtctttgctgttgtgaatagtgccacagtaaacatacgtgtgcatgtgtttttatagcggcatgatttatagtcctttgggtatatacccagtaatgggatggctgggtcaaatggtatttctagttccagatccctgaggaatcaccacactgtcttccacaatggttgaactagtttacagtcccaccaacagtgtaaaagtgttcctgtttctccacctcctctccagcacctgtttcctgactttttaatgatggccattctaagtggtgtgagatggtatctcattgtccttttgatttgcatttctctgatggccagtgatgatgagcattttttcatgtgtcttttggctgcataaatgtcttcttttgagaagtgtctgttcctaccCTTTGCCCAtatttgatggggttgtttgtttttttcttgtaaattagtttgaattctttgtagattctggatcttagtcctttgtcagatgagtagattacaaatattttttcccattctgtaggttacctgttcactctgatggtagtttcttttgctgtgcagaagatctttagtttaatagaAAAGTTCTATGGAGACTGTATGTTACATGCAAGAGCCAATGCTTCAACAGTTCTCTATAACAATACTCCAACTAACAAGCTCATGTGAGTACTCACTTATCTCACAGCTgaatgtcaccacacccagctaatttttaatttaaaaaaattttttttgccacagggtctcgctctgtcaccgaggttggaatgcagtggcaacatcttggctcactgcaacctctgcctcctgtgttcaagcagttCCCCGAGTAAGTGGCATtagaagcatgcaccaccacacctggctaatttttgtatttttagtagagacggggtctccctatgttgcccaggctggtctcgaactactgacctcaagcgatccaccctcttcggcctcccaaagtgatgggtttacaggcatgacctACCATGCGTAGCCcaagttttttgtagaggtggaatctccctatgttgcccagactggtgttgacttctaggctccagtgatcctcctgcctcagcctcccaaagttctggaattacagccatTCTTTAtgcctttacctttttttttttttttttggacagagtctccctctgtcacccaggctggagtgcagtggcacacaatcttggctcattgcaaccgccacctcccaggttcaagagattttcctgcctcagcctcccaagtagctggggctacaggcacccgccaccgtgcccagctaatttgtttgtatttttagtagagacggggtttcagcgtgttggtcagactggtctcgaactcctgacctcatgatctgcctcagcctcccaaagtgctgggattacaggcatgagccactgtgcctggccagaagattTCTTTCTGTTTAGCAATCCTTTATTATAGATTGCCTGACATGTTCATCCCATTCAGGTTTCATGCCAgttcagtaataaaataattacctttttgtttgtttgtttgagatggagtttttgctcttgttgtccaggctggagtgcaatggcacaatcttggctcaacgcaacttccacctcctgggttcaagtgattctcctgcctcagcctcctgagtagctgggattacaggcacgcgccaccacagccaggtaagtttgtatttttagtagagacggggtttcagcctgttggtcaggctggtctccaacccttggcctcgtgatccaaccgcctcagcttcccaaagtgctgggatgacaggcgtgagccactgggcccagccaataATTGCCTTTGCTTTCTAGCTGTGTAGAGAGGTTTTCTGGATTAGGGGAAGGTTTATGTGTTGATGTATGTGCCCCAAAAAGGTACACACACTGGCCTCTCCTTGAGCTGTTTGGGGTATTAGAGACAAGACAAggagatggaatttttttttttttttttttttgagatggagttttgttcttgttgcccaggctggagtgcagtggcacgatctcagctcactacaacctcccccttctgggttcaagtgattctcctgcctcagcctcccaagtagttgggatgacaggcgcctgccaccacgcccggctaattttgtatttttagtagagacggggtttcaccatgttgttcaggctggtgtcgaactcctgacctcagttgatgcacccgcctcggcctcccaaagtgctgggatgacaggcatgagccaccgcacctggctaatgcTGTCTTCTTCATGTTCATACAACTTCCCCAGAGAGAGAATTTACAACACTCatcatttctcagaggtttttgCTTTTAGTCAGAAAAGGGAAGTTCCAAGAAGGTTCTTTCTAGATCTGTTGATTCTCAAATGTCTCAGTTCAGAATAATTTACATGCCAatgtggctgtttttttttttctgagatggagtgtcactgtgtcacccagggccggagtgcagtggcatggtttcggttcactgcaacctctgcctccagggttcaagtgattcccctgtctcagcctcctgagtagctgggactacaggcacccaccatcatgcccagctaatttttttctttctttctttttttttttttttttttttgtattttagtagagacggggtttcgccatgttggccaggatggtctcgatcccttgaccttgtgatccacctacctcggcctcccaaagtgctgggattacaggcatgagccactgcacccagcctgttttgtcAACCTTatgatctctttttttctgtttgttttgagacagagtctcattctgtcacccaagttcGAGTacagtggcgtcatctcagctcactgcaacctccgcctcccaggttcaagcgactctcctgcctccctctcccaagtagctgggattacagggagacgccaccacgtccagctaatttgtataatttttcttagcagacatggggtttcaccgtgtcggccaggctggtcttgaactcctgagctcaggtgacctgccctcggcctcccaaagtgctgggattagattaCAGttagccaccacactcagccccaaCTTGGCATATTTTGGATTGACCCATTCTGGTCCCTTTTAAGAACTGCAGacagcggccgggcacggtggctcacgcctataatcccagcactttgggaggcaaaggcgggcagatcatgagatggggagatcaagaccatcctggtcaacacgatgaaaccccgtctctactaaaaatacaaaaaattagccgagcgacgtggcgggcgcctgtagtcccagctactcgggaggctgaggcaggagaatggcatgaacccgaatgcagagcttgcagtgagccgagatcgcgccactgcactccagtctgggtgacagagtgagactccatctccaaaaaa
This window harbors:
- the LOC115834213 gene encoding protein FAM47A-like; the encoded protein is MGDQRPQDRLRSPGMDSKSRYCNQPSSKDFQMRKHGRLKFPSMDTQNWVFVKEGLDDFRYGCPSPEDTLVCRRDEFLMPKKRLRGSKADPKSRQKKLLKKAALFSKLSPAQLARKAFVEQVEAEIMAKHPLAMYPNLGKDLPPDLLLQVLEQLDPERKLEDAWARCEAREKTTEVPTEPGQYPCGEFCRQPPETGGSHLSPELPTTLVSSLHPQPPKIRLGSSLRPEPPKTRPVSSLRPEPPETGVSHVSPEPPKTRRASSLYSEPSETGVSHLSPKPPKTRLGFSLRPALPNTLVSSLQPQPPKTRPGSRVCPEAPKTRPGSRVRPEAPKTRPGSSLHPEPPKTRPGSSLRPEPSEAGVSHVSPEPPKTRRASSVYSEPSETGVSHVSPEPPKTRRASILYSEPSETGVSHVSPEPPKTRRASSLYSEPSESGVSHLSPKAPKTCPGFSLRPALPNTLVSSLQPQPPKTRPGSSLCPEPSETGVSHVSPEPPKTRPGSSLRPEPSETGVSHLSPEPPKTRQVSSLRPEPSETGTGVTHLRPEPPKTRLVSSHGPEHPKTPPGSSLRPEPPKAPESHQFSKPPKKELLGEDTPSTNGCISDYLQPRYKSEKLREFFKWAADFGVDEETIWNLCLFPTMYRATHDDQKLKNIKECSSELKYTMQLGEKDKDKFLSQDKHRGRKFHRPSNVYITQPVKMTYGAWYLNPKLWKKRRSDEPLTDPQLAVKKSDEADIMDDLYAPIAFKDFILKKGYEMPGIIERLFARKGWTYDSVKTPIERAMKLYNYEDITKSPD